DNA sequence from the Candidatus Saccharimonadales bacterium genome:
TACCACCTTGAGCAAGCCCTTCGAGCCGAGACGCTGTTTAAGCGGGACAAGGATTACGTCGTTACGCCGGACGGAGAAATCGTAATCGTTGATGAATTTACCGGACGGTTGCTCCACGGGCGGCGGTATAACGAGGGCCTACACCAGGCGATTGAAGCTAAAGAAGGTGTTGAAGTCAAACAAGAATCGGTCACACTGGCGACGATTTCTTATCAAAATTACTTCCGGTTGTACGACAAACTAGCCGGAATGACTGGTACGGCAAAGACCGAGGAAGAGGAGTTCCAACAAGTTTACAACCTGAACGTGATCGAGGTTCCGACGAATGTGCCGATTATCCGGGAAGATAAATCCGATAGAATCTACTCGACCGAAAATGGCAAATTTACCGCTCTGGTAGAAGAAGTGAAAACCTTCCAATCCAACGGCCGGCCGGTGTTAATCGGCACGGTTTCTATCGAGAAAAATGAGGTGCTATCACGGTTACTTAGTCGGGCCGGTGTTAAACACGAGGTTCTAAATGCTAAGAATCACGAACGTGAAGCCGCCATCATTTCTCAGGCCGGAGAGTCGGGTGCGGTTACGCTTGCAACCAACATTGCCGGCCGGGGGACGGATATCAAGCTGAGCGAGAAAGTGATAAAAGCCGGGGGCTTGGTTGTAGTCGGCTCAGAACGGCATGAATCGCGACGGATTGATAACCAGTTGCGGGGTCGTGGCGGCCGGCAAGGGGAACCGGGTCTGACGCAATTTTATGTTTCGGCTGAAGATGATTTGATGCGCATTTTTGGCGGCGATCGGATTAAAACCTTGATGGGCCGGCTGGGGGTTGATGAAACAACACCGATTGAAAACCGGACGCTATCCAAGGCGATTGAGAATGCTCAAAAGAAGGTAGAAAGCCAATTTTTCGATTCCCGGAAAAACGTGGTGCAATACGATGACGTGATGAACCGTCACCGCAAATCGACTTACAGTACCCGCCAGCAAATCTTAAAACAAACTGATGTCAGCCAGGACATCAAGGGTATGATTACCAGCGAAGTAACCGATATCACCTCGCAGTACGTCGACGACCCGGGCGAACTGAAGAAAGAAATTGCAGTTGCCGTGCCGCTGCCAAGCAAAGACTTAGCCAAAATAGCCAAGGCCGAAGCCGAAAAGCAACCGCAACTAGCCGCCGAACTGGCCCTAAAATTATATGCCGAGCGGGAGACGAGGTACGGCGCGGCGGTTATCCGCCAGCTCGAGCGGGCGATTTATTTACAGTCACTAGATACCGGATGGATGCAACACCTTGAGAACATGCAACATTTGCGGGAAGGAATCAACTGGCGAGCGATTGGTCAGCGTGATCCGCTTGTCGAGTACCGTCGCGAGGGACAGTCGCTGTTTGAGTCGATGCAAAATCAACTACAAAATAACGTCGTTCAGTTTGTTTTCCGGGCTGAGCCAACCGCCGACGAAACAGTCGAGACGGAACTTACCAAAGCTGCCGAACACGCGATTGAGGGCGGAACCAAAACTCGCCAGGTAACGAGGCGGCGCTCGGTCAAAGACGAACCACCTGCCAAACCACCGGTTGCTGACCCTGGCCAAGCTAAGAAGTCCAAGTCAGAACGCAAGCGAAATAAAAAAGCCCGGAGACGGCGTTAGATGCGCCACAGCGTCAGCCGCTTGGAACTACCGTCCGGCGCCAGCGGCCTATTGGTGGATGTTTCCGGCAGCACGGTAGTCGACATGGAATTCACTTTCCTCAGTGGATTTGAGTTTGTCGAACGTAGTAAGTATGAAGTTCCACATTCGATGGAACATATGATTTTTGGCGCGAATGACACGTTTAAAAACGCTCAGCTGTTTTCTCGAGAGATCGGCCTTAATGGCGCCTACCATAACGCATATACTAGCAACTTACTTAATGGCTACGTGGCCGAAACCGCCGAGTTTGAGTGGGATAGGGTGATGTCGCTTTTTTGGTACGGACTAACAACGCCTAAGTTCTTAAAAAAAGAATTTTTAACCGAACAGGAAACCGTTAAGGAAGAACTGTACTCGCGCTTAGACAACCATAGCCTGATGCTCGACGTTGCCTTGGGCCGGACGATGGGTGATGACCATATGCAGGATTACCGTACCAGGATTCGGTTGTTGGCGGGTATAACGACTGATGATCTTATCAGCCACCATCAACTAACCCATAACGCCGCCAATATGAGATTTATTATTTGCGGTAATTTAAGGGGCAAGAAGGATAAAGTTGCTCGTTTATTACAGCGCTTCACCGCCCAACTACCCGCCGGTGACCGTCGGATTGTACCGCAATCAAACTTGATCCAGCCGCTCGCGCCCGTAACAATCGAAAAAGCCGCGGATAAAGTGTATTTTGATCTGAAAGCAGGCTTTTATGGCGAACTTAACGAGCGGGAATTAGTCGGACTAAGAATCCTTAGGCACTTGCTGACAGAAGCCTGGGACTCGCGCATCTTTGGTAAGGGTCGGACCAAGGGGTTATTGTACGGAATCTCCAGTAGCGGCGGCAGCGCCCAAGGCATATCCGGTTTCAACTTAACTGGCAGCGTTGTTAAGAGTAAGTACAAAGCGCTGTTTGAATTCCTGGCCGATGAGCTTTGTCGTCTCAAGGACAAAGGGGTGACACCGGCTGAACTTAAGCGGGCTAAACAACACCAAATCGGGGAGTTTCAGACTCGCCACCAAACCGCCCACAGTTTGACTAACTGGTATTCGCGGGTTTTTACCACTGACGACTATTACGATTTTAAGTCACGGCCTGATCTGATCAAATCAATCACCCGCCGGGACATTAATTATTTAGTCGAACGGTTTTTCCATGATGCTAAGTGGGGCGTTGGTGTATTAGCCGATAAAGCCGGTGAGATTTCGACGAAACTGTACGACCAAGCGGGCCGCGTATGGGGTTAATAGACAGGCGGGATACACCGCTGTCGGGGCAGAGACGGACAGTAGCGATTGCTGGCTTTGGCCTGGAAGGCAAGTCTATTTTAGAGTATTTGCAAAAACAAGGTGGGGAGTCTGATATTACGATCTTAGATCAACAGCCAAACCCCAAAATACCCGTTCCGGACGGAGTTAGCGCGGATTTGCGGCCAACAGTTTTTGAATCGGAGTTAAATTATGATCAGGTTTGGCGGGCCAGCCCGCAGATTGCCCCCCAGCGATTAAAAGCTGCCGGCGAGCTTCGAACATTAACTCAAGAATTTTTTGCGAACTGCCCGGCACCGATCATCGGTGTTACCGGAACCAAGGGCAAGGGTACGACCTCGACTTTAATCGCCAAAATACTAGAGGCCGATAAGCAAACCGTCCATTTAGTCGGCAACATCGGTCAGCCAGCTCTGTCCGTCCTGGATAAAATAAAGGCAACCGACTACGTGGTGTTTGAGCTTTCCAGCTTTCAATTATGGGACTTGAAACAGTCGCCCCAGGTGGCGGTGGTGCTGATGGTCGAGCCGGAGCACCTTGATGTTCACGACGGCCTAGACGACTATATCCAGGCCAAATGCAACATCGCCCGGTGGCAAGGGCCAGATGACGTTGTAATTTATCATTCCGATAACCAGTTATCGGCGAAGATTGCTAGTGTCGGGCTAGGCAAAAAGATTAAGTATTTAACAACAGAAGGGGCCCATATCAGAGGCGGCGAGATACTTATAAACGAACAAAATATTTGTTCAGTTGAGGCTGTTGCCTTGCCCGGTAAACATAACCTGGAGAACATCTGCGCGGCCGTGACAGCGGCTTGGCAGTACACCCAAAACACCCAAGCAATTAAACAAGTGGTGACATCTTTTAAGGGCTTGCCCCACCGGCTGCAACTTGTTAGCGTTAAAAACGGGGTTGAGTATGTCGATGACAGTTTCGGCACCACCCCGCAGACGGCTATAGCCGCCATCGAGTCTTACTCCGAACCGAAAATATTAATTTTGGGCGGCAGCGATAAAGGATCAAATTTCGAAGAATTAGCCGCTGCCGTGAAGTCAGGCGGCGTTAAAAAAGTACTGCTAATCGGCCAAATGGCCCAATCGATTAGGGCGACGCTTGATAAGATCGGCTATAAGCAATATGTCAAGGCGAGCGGCAGTATGTCGGATATCGTAAAACAAGCCGCCAGTATGGCCGTAAAAGGCGACGTCGTTCTCCTGAGTCCGGCCTGTGCCAGTTTTGATATGTTTAAAAATTACGTCGATCGAGCGGATCAGTTCGTTGCGGCTGTCAGGGATTTGTAGGGCGGGAGTCATACAAAAAAACGATGGATGATTTAAAAAAGCGCGCTGAGGAGCTAAAAACTAAAGTCAATTTAGCTTTTGATAAGCTGAATATCTTAAAAGAAGAGGCGGCCCTTAGGGAGTACGAACAAGAAATGTCGCGCCAAGATTTTTGGAGCGATCAGCCGCTGGCCCAATCGATAAGTGTTAAACACGCTCGTCTTGAAGCAGTTGTTAACCCTTGGTTGGAACTGTCCCGCGCGGTTGACGAAACGATCGAACTGATTAAGCTCGACGACAGCAACCTCCAGGCCGAAATTCTCCAGCAGCTTAAAGAGTTGGAAACAAAATATGCCGATTTGGAGTTTGAGCTTATGTTCTCCGCTAAATATTACAAGGCGGACGCTATTGTTACGATTCAAGCCGGCGCTGGCGGAGTGGATGCCCAGGACTGGGTGGAAATGCTCGAGCGAATGTATCTAAAGTGGGCCGAGAGAACCGGTTTCAAGACTGAAGTTATCAACCAGACCAAAGGCGATGAAGCCGGGTTAAAAAGCACCACGCTAAAACTTGGCGGTGCCCATAGTTATGGCCGGCTTAAAAGCGAGCATGGTGTCCATCGGCTGGTTCGACTTAGCCCATTCAACGCTGCTCACTCGCGCGAAACAAGTTTTGCAATGGTAGAAGTTGTGCCACTAATTGAAGACCAAGGGGCGAGCGAGATTGACGATAAAGACCTCAAAATAGACGTTTTTCGTGCCGGCGGCCGTGGCGGCCAAAGCGTAAATACCACCGACTCGGCCGTCCGGGTGACCCACTTGCCGAGCGGTATCACCGTGTCGATCCAGAATGAGCGCTCGCAACTGCAAAATAAAGAAACCGCGCTTGGTATTCTGCGTTCAAAGCTTGCCCAGCTGGCCGAGGATCAACACGCTGACAAATTGGCGGACATCAAGGGGCCAAATATCGAAGCGGCCTGGGGTAATCAAATTAGAAATTACGTCTTACATCCTTACACTTTGGTCAAAGATACTCGGACCGGCTATCAAGTGACTGATGTTGAGGCCGTATTGGATGGTCAAATCGATGGTTTTATCGAAGCTTATCTCTTGTCTGATCAGTCCGGCCACCCGGCTTAGCGGCAAAGAGGTCGTCGATCGGTACAAATAGCCGGTTTGAGCTGACCGATTAAAGCTTTATAGGTGGCCGCTAATCAGATATACTCTAATCGCTTATGATTCTGCTCGATCGAGTTACTAAAGTCTATAACAACCGGGTGACGGCGCTTGATCGCGTCAGTCTGCACGTTGAGCCAAAAGAGTTCGTCATCGTGGTTGGTACCAGCGGGGCGGGCAAGAGCACGCTGCTTAAACTTCTGACTCGGGAAGAAAAACCAACCAGCGGAAAAATCATCGTCGGCGGGCTGGACTACGATAACCTAAAAGACAAGGAAATACCGCGGCTAAGACGCCGGATCGGTGTGGTTTTTCAAGACTTTAAGCTGCTGCCCAACCGCACTGTGTTTGAAAACGTGGCCTTTGCGTTAGAGATCGTTGGCTTGAGCAATCGGGAAATCGAACACACTGTTCCCAAAGTCTTAGACATAGTTGGCCTAAAAGACAAGGCCGAAAATTTTCCGACCGAGCTATCCGGTGGCGAGCGTCAACGAGTGGCGATTGCCCGGGCGATAGTCAGACAACCAAAAATTCTAATCGCCGATGAGCCGACCGGCAACCTTGACCCTAAACATGCCTGGGATGTCGTGCGGGTGTTGCAAAAAATCAATCGCTTTGGCACGACAGTCTTGCTGACCACCCACAACAAGGAAATCGTCAACCGTTTGAAACGGCGGGTGATTCGGATTCAGGACGGCCGGATAGTCAAGGATGAGTCGCGAGGAAAATATAAAGAATAACTATGGTTATTAATTATCAACTGACGACTATCAATCGCCAAAAGGCGCCAGAACAATTTGTTAATCGTTGGTTGTTAGTTGTCAGTTTGAGCCGAGCGCGGCGAGGCAAGCGGTGATTCATAAAATAATTGCCTTTCGACGGATTGCGCTCCAGGGCTTTAGGAATTTTTTTAGAAACGCCTGGTTGAGTGTTGCCGCCACGGCCGTAATGGTGGTGACATTGACGATTATCCTAAGCTCGGCCGCTCTGAATATGATTTTGAGCGACAATATCAAAGATATTGCCAGCCGGGTGACGGTCTCAATCTACCTAAAAGACGGCTCAACGCCGGAGCGGAAGTCCGAGCTTGAACAATCGCTGAACAATAGCTTTAACGTTAAAACCGTCCGGTTCATCAGTAAAGATGAAGCCTTTGCGATTTTCTTGGAGCAAAACGCCAATGACCCGACCATAATCAGCGGCGCGACTATTACCGATAACGTTTTGCCGGAATCGTTCGAAGTCGAAGTCGAGGACTTAAGCCAGATCGACGCCGTTACGGCGGTAGCGGAGGATGAAAGGTTTAGAGATGTAGTCGATGAGACCAGCGTTAACGAGCAGCGTAAGCAATCGATCGATAATATCGCCAAGGCCCAAGACTATATTAATCTCGCTAGCGTCATTTTAGTCGGTATCTTTGCCGGCATTTCAACCCTGATTATCTTTAATACAATCCGGATGGCCGTTTTTACGCGCTCTGACGAAATTGAAATCATGAAACTAATCGGTGCCACTCCCGGCTATATCCGCGGGCCGTTCCTGTTTGAGGCGGCGCTATACGGGGTATTTGCCGGTGTGTTAGCGTCAGTT
Encoded proteins:
- a CDS encoding preprotein translocase subunit SecA, which encodes YHLEQALRAETLFKRDKDYVVTPDGEIVIVDEFTGRLLHGRRYNEGLHQAIEAKEGVEVKQESVTLATISYQNYFRLYDKLAGMTGTAKTEEEEFQQVYNLNVIEVPTNVPIIREDKSDRIYSTENGKFTALVEEVKTFQSNGRPVLIGTVSIEKNEVLSRLLSRAGVKHEVLNAKNHEREAAIISQAGESGAVTLATNIAGRGTDIKLSEKVIKAGGLVVVGSERHESRRIDNQLRGRGGRQGEPGLTQFYVSAEDDLMRIFGGDRIKTLMGRLGVDETTPIENRTLSKAIENAQKKVESQFFDSRKNVVQYDDVMNRHRKSTYSTRQQILKQTDVSQDIKGMITSEVTDITSQYVDDPGELKKEIAVAVPLPSKDLAKIAKAEAEKQPQLAAELALKLYAERETRYGAAVIRQLERAIYLQSLDTGWMQHLENMQHLREGINWRAIGQRDPLVEYRREGQSLFESMQNQLQNNVVQFVFRAEPTADETVETELTKAAEHAIEGGTKTRQVTRRRSVKDEPPAKPPVADPGQAKKSKSERKRNKKARRRR
- a CDS encoding insulinase family protein, translated to MRHSVSRLELPSGASGLLVDVSGSTVVDMEFTFLSGFEFVERSKYEVPHSMEHMIFGANDTFKNAQLFSREIGLNGAYHNAYTSNLLNGYVAETAEFEWDRVMSLFWYGLTTPKFLKKEFLTEQETVKEELYSRLDNHSLMLDVALGRTMGDDHMQDYRTRIRLLAGITTDDLISHHQLTHNAANMRFIICGNLRGKKDKVARLLQRFTAQLPAGDRRIVPQSNLIQPLAPVTIEKAADKVYFDLKAGFYGELNERELVGLRILRHLLTEAWDSRIFGKGRTKGLLYGISSSGGSAQGISGFNLTGSVVKSKYKALFEFLADELCRLKDKGVTPAELKRAKQHQIGEFQTRHQTAHSLTNWYSRVFTTDDYYDFKSRPDLIKSITRRDINYLVERFFHDAKWGVGVLADKAGEISTKLYDQAGRVWG
- the murD gene encoding UDP-N-acetylmuramoyl-L-alanine--D-glutamate ligase; translated protein: MGLIDRRDTPLSGQRRTVAIAGFGLEGKSILEYLQKQGGESDITILDQQPNPKIPVPDGVSADLRPTVFESELNYDQVWRASPQIAPQRLKAAGELRTLTQEFFANCPAPIIGVTGTKGKGTTSTLIAKILEADKQTVHLVGNIGQPALSVLDKIKATDYVVFELSSFQLWDLKQSPQVAVVLMVEPEHLDVHDGLDDYIQAKCNIARWQGPDDVVIYHSDNQLSAKIASVGLGKKIKYLTTEGAHIRGGEILINEQNICSVEAVALPGKHNLENICAAVTAAWQYTQNTQAIKQVVTSFKGLPHRLQLVSVKNGVEYVDDSFGTTPQTAIAAIESYSEPKILILGGSDKGSNFEELAAAVKSGGVKKVLLIGQMAQSIRATLDKIGYKQYVKASGSMSDIVKQAASMAVKGDVVLLSPACASFDMFKNYVDRADQFVAAVRDL
- the prfB gene encoding peptide chain release factor 2, whose amino-acid sequence is MDDLKKRAEELKTKVNLAFDKLNILKEEAALREYEQEMSRQDFWSDQPLAQSISVKHARLEAVVNPWLELSRAVDETIELIKLDDSNLQAEILQQLKELETKYADLEFELMFSAKYYKADAIVTIQAGAGGVDAQDWVEMLERMYLKWAERTGFKTEVINQTKGDEAGLKSTTLKLGGAHSYGRLKSEHGVHRLVRLSPFNAAHSRETSFAMVEVVPLIEDQGASEIDDKDLKIDVFRAGGRGGQSVNTTDSAVRVTHLPSGITVSIQNERSQLQNKETALGILRSKLAQLAEDQHADKLADIKGPNIEAAWGNQIRNYVLHPYTLVKDTRTGYQVTDVEAVLDGQIDGFIEAYLLSDQSGHPA
- the ftsE gene encoding cell division ATP-binding protein FtsE produces the protein MILLDRVTKVYNNRVTALDRVSLHVEPKEFVIVVGTSGAGKSTLLKLLTREEKPTSGKIIVGGLDYDNLKDKEIPRLRRRIGVVFQDFKLLPNRTVFENVAFALEIVGLSNREIEHTVPKVLDIVGLKDKAENFPTELSGGERQRVAIARAIVRQPKILIADEPTGNLDPKHAWDVVRVLQKINRFGTTVLLTTHNKEIVNRLKRRVIRIQDGRIVKDESRGKYKE
- a CDS encoding permease-like cell division protein FtsX, encoding MVVSCQFEPSAARQAVIHKIIAFRRIALQGFRNFFRNAWLSVAATAVMVVTLTIILSSAALNMILSDNIKDIASRVTVSIYLKDGSTPERKSELEQSLNNSFNVKTVRFISKDEAFAIFLEQNANDPTIISGATITDNVLPESFEVEVEDLSQIDAVTAVAEDERFRDVVDETSVNEQRKQSIDNIAKAQDYINLASVILVGIFAGISTLIIFNTIRMAVFTRSDEIEIMKLIGATPGYIRGPFLFEAALYGVFAGVLASVGVYSALLSLGPRADQALLVNQTVDFFAGHWFLILLGTISIGILIGL